From a region of the Ruminococcaceae bacterium KH2T8 genome:
- a CDS encoding carbamoyl-phosphate synthase large subunit translates to MPLDKNIQKVMVIGSGPIVIGQAAEFDYAGTQACRALKEDGIEIVLINSNPATIMTDNAMADKIYIEPLTLTTVKRVIETERPDAILSGLGGQTALTLCMQLAKDGFLDEYGVKLLGSSPECIDKAEDRQMFKDTMESIGQPCIPSEVVNDVKSALAFADRTGYPVIVRPAFTLGGSGGGIAADEKQLEEIAATGLQMSPITQILVEKSIAGWKEIEFEVIRDKTGNTVTVCSMENLDPVGVHTGDSIVIAPAVTLSDKEYQMLRSAALNIINALGVEGGCNCQFALEPNSFEYAVIEVNPRVSRSSALASKATGYPIAKVATKIALGYRLDEIKNAVTGNTYAAFEPALDYVAVKFPKWPFEKFVYAKRDLGTQMKATGEVMSIADSFEGALMKAVRGAEIKADSLLLKAFSDITSSEAEAGFASATDQRLFYIARAMYLGVSCEHIHDVTKIDMWFLKKIEKIVNMQKDLEEVGKSGASLDKAKYIRAKKYGYTDATIERLTGKKVSDDLKIAPVYKMVDTCAGEFAAVTPYFYASYNTEDAGGENEAALHEDNAEGKKTVIVLGSGPIRIGQGIEFDYAAVHCVTALRALGYRVVIINNNPETVSTDFDTGDRLYFEPLDPEEVMDIIRQENPYGVVVAFGGQTAIKLTKTLAENNINIIGTSADSIDMAEDRERFDALLERLGIARPKGFSVLTKEEAFKAANELEYPVLLRPSYVLGGQNMTIAFGDDDVDEYMNIILAQGIENPVLIDKYIQGREIEVDAIYDGHDVLIPGVMEHIERAGIHSGDSIAVYPAKHIFDDMGKKLIDTTKALCDGLNSTGIVNIQYIVKDNRIYVIEVNPRASRTVPYMSKVTGIPMVDVAIRVSLGEKLAEMDYGTGFYRQSPYTAVKVPVFSFEKLTDVDTQLGPEMKSTGEVLGIGRNLSEALYKGLLAAGYKMYKGGGVFVTVRDSDKAEIVETVKKFDMMGFKLYATAGTAQALRDSGLDVTVVSKIHESESNNTMTLLNSGKVNYIISTSKKGRLPARDSVKLRRRAVMLGIPCLTAVDTAAALADSLMSRFSEINTELVDINNMRERKRTVRFTKMQGIGNDYIYIDCLENMISSPESLSVYMSDRHFGVGGDGIVLIAPSKVADARMIMYNLDGSEGMMCGNAIRCVGKYMYDVAGHKKKHMTIETKSGIKKLELMTSGGVVVRVKVDMGKAILDPKQIPVNLPADDNGQVVSRDVTINDEEYKITCVSMGNPHAVVYTDKVDVLDLEQLGPKFEYDSIFPERVNTEFIKVVDEHTLKMRVWERGSGETMACGTGACAAVVASCLNGYCPKNEDIRVILKGGDLIIRYTDDAVFMTGNCERVFTGEMEI, encoded by the coding sequence ATGCCTCTTGATAAGAATATACAGAAAGTAATGGTAATCGGTTCAGGCCCGATCGTTATCGGTCAGGCAGCCGAGTTCGACTACGCGGGTACACAGGCATGCCGTGCCCTGAAGGAAGACGGTATCGAGATCGTCCTTATCAACTCCAACCCCGCTACCATCATGACGGATAATGCAATGGCCGATAAGATCTATATCGAGCCTTTGACACTTACAACGGTAAAGAGAGTCATCGAGACTGAGCGTCCTGACGCTATCCTCTCGGGACTTGGCGGACAGACTGCACTTACGCTCTGCATGCAGCTCGCTAAGGACGGATTCCTTGACGAGTACGGCGTAAAGCTCTTAGGATCTTCTCCCGAGTGTATCGACAAGGCAGAGGACAGACAGATGTTCAAGGATACCATGGAGTCCATCGGACAGCCTTGTATCCCTTCCGAGGTAGTAAATGACGTTAAGTCCGCTCTCGCTTTCGCTGACAGGACAGGATATCCCGTTATCGTACGTCCCGCTTTCACACTCGGCGGTTCAGGCGGCGGTATCGCAGCTGACGAGAAGCAGCTCGAGGAGATCGCTGCAACGGGTCTTCAGATGTCTCCCATCACTCAGATCCTCGTTGAGAAGAGTATCGCAGGATGGAAGGAGATCGAGTTCGAGGTAATAAGAGATAAGACGGGTAACACTGTTACAGTCTGCTCGATGGAGAACCTTGACCCCGTCGGAGTACATACAGGTGACTCTATCGTTATCGCTCCCGCGGTAACACTTTCCGATAAGGAATATCAGATGCTTCGAAGCGCAGCTCTCAACATCATCAATGCTCTCGGAGTCGAGGGAGGATGTAACTGCCAGTTCGCACTTGAGCCTAATTCCTTTGAGTATGCGGTCATCGAGGTTAACCCCAGAGTTTCAAGATCTTCTGCGCTTGCATCCAAGGCAACGGGTTATCCTATCGCCAAGGTTGCTACAAAGATCGCATTGGGCTACCGTCTCGATGAGATCAAGAATGCCGTTACGGGTAACACATATGCCGCTTTCGAGCCCGCGCTCGACTATGTAGCAGTTAAGTTCCCGAAGTGGCCTTTCGAGAAGTTCGTATATGCTAAGCGTGACCTCGGTACTCAGATGAAGGCAACAGGTGAGGTAATGTCCATCGCCGATTCCTTCGAGGGTGCTCTCATGAAGGCTGTAAGAGGTGCCGAGATCAAGGCTGATTCACTTCTTCTTAAGGCGTTCTCCGACATCACGTCAAGTGAGGCTGAGGCGGGATTTGCATCCGCTACCGATCAAAGGCTCTTCTATATCGCACGTGCCATGTATCTCGGCGTATCCTGCGAACATATCCACGATGTCACAAAGATCGACATGTGGTTCTTAAAGAAGATCGAAAAAATCGTAAATATGCAGAAGGATCTCGAGGAGGTCGGAAAGTCCGGTGCTTCTCTTGATAAGGCTAAATACATCCGCGCTAAGAAGTACGGCTATACTGATGCTACTATCGAGCGCCTTACGGGCAAGAAGGTCTCAGATGATCTGAAGATCGCTCCCGTATACAAGATGGTTGATACATGTGCAGGTGAGTTCGCAGCCGTTACTCCTTATTTCTACGCTTCCTACAACACAGAGGATGCAGGCGGAGAGAATGAGGCTGCACTTCACGAGGATAATGCCGAGGGTAAGAAGACAGTCATTGTTCTCGGCTCAGGTCCTATCAGGATCGGTCAGGGTATCGAGTTCGACTATGCTGCCGTTCACTGCGTAACTGCTCTTCGTGCACTCGGCTACAGAGTTGTCATCATCAACAACAACCCCGAGACTGTATCTACCGACTTCGATACGGGTGACAGACTCTACTTCGAGCCTTTGGATCCCGAAGAGGTAATGGATATCATCCGTCAGGAGAACCCCTATGGCGTAGTAGTTGCTTTCGGCGGACAGACAGCCATCAAGCTTACAAAGACACTTGCAGAGAATAACATCAACATCATCGGTACGAGCGCTGACTCGATCGATATGGCTGAGGACAGAGAAAGATTCGATGCACTTCTCGAAAGGCTCGGTATCGCCCGTCCTAAGGGATTCTCCGTACTTACAAAGGAGGAGGCTTTCAAGGCTGCAAATGAGCTTGAATACCCCGTACTCCTTCGTCCTTCGTACGTCCTCGGCGGTCAGAACATGACGATCGCTTTCGGTGACGACGACGTAGACGAATATATGAACATCATCCTCGCTCAGGGCATCGAGAACCCCGTACTTATCGATAAGTACATCCAGGGTCGTGAGATCGAGGTCGATGCCATCTACGACGGACACGATGTCCTGATCCCCGGTGTCATGGAGCACATCGAGAGAGCAGGTATCCACTCAGGTGACTCTATCGCGGTATATCCCGCGAAGCATATCTTCGACGATATGGGCAAGAAGCTCATCGACACGACGAAAGCACTCTGCGACGGCCTTAACTCAACCGGTATCGTAAATATCCAGTACATCGTTAAGGACAACAGGATCTACGTTATCGAGGTCAACCCCAGAGCTTCACGTACCGTTCCTTACATGAGCAAGGTTACGGGCATCCCCATGGTCGATGTCGCTATACGCGTAAGCCTTGGCGAGAAGCTCGCCGAGATGGATTACGGAACGGGATTCTACAGACAGTCTCCTTATACGGCAGTAAAGGTTCCCGTATTCTCTTTCGAGAAGTTGACGGACGTAGATACACAGCTCGGACCCGAGATGAAGTCCACAGGTGAGGTCTTGGGTATCGGTCGTAACCTTTCCGAGGCTCTCTACAAGGGACTTCTCGCAGCAGGATATAAGATGTATAAGGGCGGCGGTGTCTTCGTAACCGTAAGAGACTCCGACAAGGCCGAGATCGTAGAGACGGTAAAGAAGTTCGACATGATGGGCTTCAAGCTCTACGCTACTGCCGGTACTGCTCAGGCGCTTCGTGATTCCGGTCTCGACGTAACAGTCGTATCCAAGATCCACGAGTCCGAGAGCAATAACACCATGACGCTCCTTAACAGCGGCAAGGTAAACTACATTATCTCTACATCCAAGAAGGGAAGACTTCCCGCTCGTGACTCCGTTAAGCTTCGCCGTCGCGCGGTAATGCTCGGAATCCCTTGCCTTACTGCTGTAGATACTGCGGCAGCTCTTGCGGATTCACTCATGAGCCGATTCTCCGAGATCAACACGGAGCTCGTTGATATCAACAATATGCGTGAGAGAAAGAGGACAGTACGCTTTACAAAGATGCAGGGTATCGGTAACGACTACATCTACATCGACTGCCTTGAGAACATGATCTCGTCTCCCGAGTCCCTCTCCGTATATATGTCAGACAGACACTTCGGCGTAGGCGGTGACGGTATCGTATTGATCGCTCCTTCCAAGGTAGCTGATGCACGTATGATCATGTATAACCTCGACGGTTCCGAGGGTATGATGTGCGGTAATGCGATCAGATGCGTAGGTAAGTACATGTACGACGTTGCAGGTCACAAGAAGAAGCACATGACCATCGAGACAAAGAGCGGCATCAAGAAGCTTGAGCTCATGACATCAGGTGGTGTCGTAGTTCGTGTTAAGGTCGATATGGGTAAGGCGATCCTTGATCCCAAGCAGATCCCCGTTAACCTTCCCGCAGACGATAACGGCCAGGTAGTATCCCGTGACGTTACCATCAACGATGAGGAATATAAGATCACATGCGTATCCATGGGTAACCCTCATGCGGTCGTTTATACGGACAAGGTAGACGTCTTGGATCTCGAGCAGCTCGGACCCAAGTTCGAGTATGACAGCATCTTCCCCGAGCGCGTCAACACCGAGTTCATCAAGGTAGTAGACGAGCATACACTCAAGATGAGAGTATGGGAGAGAGGTTCCGGCGAGACAATGGCCTGCGGTACCGGCGCATGCGCTGCAGTAGTCGCATCCTGCCTCAACGGATATTGCCCTAAGAACGAGGACATCAGAGTCATCCTCAAGGGCGGCGATCTTATCATCCGCTACACGGACGATGCAGTCTTCATGACAGGTAACTGTGAGAGAGTATTCACAGGTGAGATGGAGATCTGA
- a CDS encoding carbamoyl-phosphate synthase small subunit — translation MDKYLVLENGKVFKGEGFGADKDVIAEAVFTTSMTGYLETLTDPSYKGQAVVQTFPLIGNYGIITPDAESAMVGVSAYIVRELCEYPSNFRCETTVEDYLTKHDIPGIKGIDTRALTRILRESGTMNMMITSDLSHADPEKIKNFVIKDPVKEVTTSEVKVYEPEGDVKFNVAMIDCGTKLNIVRCLQARGCKVTMFPADAKASDIKAIDPDGLFLSNGPGDPTDNVDTIETLKTLIPSKIPTMGICLGHQLLALAHGFTTEKLHYGHRGANHPVINKETHKIFITSQNHGYAVVDSSIDSNIAYPLFVNVNDGTNEGIRYKKEPAFSVQFHPEACGGPKDSELLFDEFIKLMEGKGE, via the coding sequence ATGGATAAGTACCTTGTTCTTGAGAACGGTAAGGTATTCAAAGGCGAAGGATTCGGTGCCGATAAGGACGTCATCGCTGAGGCTGTATTTACAACTTCCATGACAGGCTATCTCGAGACTTTGACGGATCCCAGCTACAAGGGACAGGCAGTTGTTCAGACATTCCCGCTCATCGGTAACTACGGTATCATCACACCCGATGCCGAGAGTGCGATGGTCGGTGTATCTGCCTATATCGTAAGAGAGCTCTGCGAGTATCCTTCGAACTTCAGATGCGAGACTACGGTCGAAGATTACCTCACAAAGCACGATATCCCCGGTATTAAGGGTATCGACACCAGAGCTCTTACCAGGATTCTTCGTGAGAGCGGCACGATGAACATGATGATCACATCCGATCTTTCTCATGCCGATCCCGAGAAGATAAAGAACTTCGTTATCAAGGATCCCGTTAAGGAAGTTACTACTTCCGAAGTTAAGGTCTACGAGCCCGAGGGAGATGTTAAGTTCAACGTAGCCATGATCGACTGCGGTACTAAGCTCAATATCGTAAGATGTCTTCAGGCAAGAGGATGTAAGGTTACGATGTTCCCTGCCGATGCAAAGGCTTCCGACATCAAGGCTATCGATCCCGACGGACTGTTCTTGAGCAACGGCCCCGGAGATCCTACTGATAATGTAGATACTATCGAGACACTTAAGACGCTTATCCCGAGCAAGATACCGACAATGGGTATCTGCCTGGGTCATCAGTTATTGGCATTGGCTCACGGATTTACGACCGAGAAACTTCATTACGGTCACCGAGGTGCCAATCATCCCGTTATCAATAAAGAGACACATAAGATATTTATCACTTCACAGAACCACGGATATGCCGTTGTTGATTCAAGTATTGACAGCAACATTGCATATCCGCTTTTTGTAAATGTCAACGACGGAACGAACGAGGGTATCCGCTACAAGAAAGAACCCGCTTTCTCCGTACAGTTCCACCCCGAAGCATGCGGCGGTCCCAAGGACTCAGAACTGCTCTTCGACGAGTTTATTAAGCTTATGGAAGGAAAGGGTGAATGA
- a CDS encoding glutamate synthase (NADPH/NADH) small chain translates to MGKATGFMDYERVENVGEEPLERIKTYREFHTPLNEEERRKQGARCMNCGVPFCQNGHVICGMVSGCPLNNLCPDWNDLVYKGFWDEALARLMSTNAFPEFTSRVCPALCEKACTCGLNGDPVTVKENEYAIIEKAFEEGRMVPHPPKVRTGKKVAVIGSGPSGLSTAFWLNRRGHEVTVYEKEDRPGGLLMYGIPNMKLEKTVILRRIEILEKEGITFKTSVNIGVDVTYEWLKANYDAVVLCCGAGNPRDIQAPGRDAEGIYFAVDFLKATTKSLINSNLTDGQYISAKYKHVVVIGGGDTGNDCVGTSIRHGCKSVTQLEMMPPPPVERAANNPWPEWPKVLKTDYGQQEAIAVFGHDPRIYCTTVKEFHKDENGRLNGLTTVKLESVKDPETGRFKMVPVEGSEQELPADIVLIAAGFLGPQKYVVDAFGVDTNARSNVETGDTHKTSVEGVFAAGDMRRGQSLVVWGLREGRDAAKEVDRFLTEE, encoded by the coding sequence ATGGGTAAAGCAACAGGATTTATGGATTACGAGAGAGTCGAGAATGTCGGCGAAGAACCTCTCGAGAGGATAAAGACATACAGAGAATTCCATACACCTCTTAACGAGGAGGAGAGAAGGAAGCAGGGCGCAAGATGCATGAACTGCGGCGTACCTTTCTGCCAGAACGGACACGTTATCTGCGGAATGGTATCCGGCTGCCCCTTGAACAACCTCTGCCCCGACTGGAACGATCTGGTTTACAAGGGATTCTGGGACGAGGCTCTCGCAAGGCTCATGTCTACGAACGCATTCCCCGAGTTTACTTCCAGGGTATGCCCCGCGCTCTGCGAGAAGGCATGCACATGCGGCCTTAACGGCGATCCCGTAACGGTCAAGGAAAATGAGTATGCCATCATCGAGAAGGCTTTCGAAGAGGGAAGGATGGTACCTCATCCGCCCAAGGTAAGAACAGGCAAGAAGGTTGCCGTTATAGGCTCCGGTCCTTCCGGACTTTCCACGGCTTTCTGGCTCAACAGAAGAGGTCATGAAGTAACTGTCTACGAGAAAGAGGATCGTCCCGGCGGACTACTCATGTACGGTATCCCCAACATGAAGCTCGAAAAGACTGTCATCCTTCGCCGTATCGAGATCCTCGAGAAGGAAGGCATCACATTCAAGACTTCCGTTAATATCGGCGTAGATGTCACATATGAGTGGCTCAAGGCTAATTACGATGCGGTAGTACTCTGCTGCGGTGCAGGTAACCCCAGAGACATCCAGGCACCCGGAAGAGATGCAGAGGGTATCTACTTTGCAGTAGACTTCCTCAAGGCAACGACAAAGTCACTTATCAATTCCAACCTCACAGACGGTCAGTATATAAGTGCCAAGTATAAGCACGTCGTAGTAATCGGCGGTGGTGATACGGGTAATGACTGCGTAGGTACATCCATAAGACACGGCTGCAAGTCCGTAACTCAGCTCGAGATGATGCCCCCGCCGCCCGTAGAGAGAGCAGCAAACAATCCCTGGCCCGAATGGCCCAAGGTCTTAAAGACCGATTACGGCCAGCAGGAGGCTATCGCGGTATTCGGTCACGATCCCCGTATCTACTGCACGACAGTCAAGGAATTCCATAAGGATGAGAACGGCAGACTTAACGGCCTTACAACCGTAAAGCTCGAGTCCGTAAAGGATCCCGAAACCGGAAGATTCAAGATGGTTCCCGTAGAGGGTTCCGAGCAGGAGCTTCCTGCAGACATAGTCCTTATCGCTGCAGGCTTCCTCGGACCTCAAAAGTACGTAGTAGACGCTTTCGGAGTCGATACGAATGCAAGAAGCAACGTAGAGACAGGTGATACTCATAAGACTTCCGTAGAGGGTGTTTTTGCCGCCGGAGACATGAGAAGAGGACAGTCTTTGGTTGTTTGGGGTCTTCGTGAAGGAAGAGATGCTGCAAAAGAGGTTGACAGATTCCTTACAGAAGAATAA